The following are from one region of the Sandaracinus amylolyticus genome:
- the serC gene encoding 3-phosphoserine/phosphohydroxythreonine transaminase → MARVVNFNAGPAALPLAALEQARDELIDFEGTGMSLLEHSHREPPYEKVHREAIELLRRMLSVPESHDILLMQGGARGQFAIVPMNLLHAGKSADYVVTGTWAKQAHEEAVLFGNMAGAKARVVVSTEKDKKFTRIPTKDELAFDPSAAYVHITSNNTLFGTQWQSYPDVGDVPLVADMTSDLLSRPIDVSKFGLIYAGAQKNVGPSGVTVVIARKDLIAGGRTDIPQIFRYKSFADSESLFNTPPTFSVYVMRNTLRVLEQQGGIEALTRENAAKAKLLYDTIDASPDFWRAPVEKASRSIMNVVWRLPTEELEKKFLSEAKAESLVGLKGHRSVGGVRASIYNAVSLGDVEKLVAFMREFEKKSG, encoded by the coding sequence ATGGCTCGCGTCGTCAATTTCAACGCCGGACCCGCAGCGCTCCCGCTCGCCGCCCTCGAGCAGGCGCGCGACGAGCTGATCGACTTCGAGGGCACGGGCATGTCGCTCCTCGAGCACTCGCACCGCGAGCCGCCTTACGAGAAGGTGCATCGCGAGGCGATCGAGCTGCTCCGACGGATGCTGAGCGTGCCCGAGTCCCACGACATCCTGCTGATGCAGGGCGGCGCGCGCGGGCAGTTCGCGATCGTGCCGATGAACCTGCTGCACGCGGGCAAGAGCGCGGACTACGTCGTGACCGGCACCTGGGCGAAGCAGGCCCACGAGGAGGCCGTGCTCTTCGGGAACATGGCGGGCGCGAAGGCGCGCGTCGTGGTGAGCACCGAGAAGGACAAGAAGTTCACCCGCATCCCGACGAAGGACGAGCTCGCGTTCGATCCGAGCGCGGCGTACGTGCACATCACGTCGAACAACACGCTCTTCGGGACGCAGTGGCAGAGCTATCCGGACGTCGGCGACGTGCCGCTCGTCGCCGACATGACGAGCGATCTGCTCTCGCGCCCGATCGACGTGTCGAAGTTCGGGCTGATCTACGCGGGCGCGCAGAAGAACGTCGGGCCCTCGGGCGTGACGGTCGTGATCGCGCGCAAGGATCTGATCGCGGGCGGGCGCACCGACATCCCGCAGATCTTCCGCTACAAGTCGTTCGCGGACAGCGAGTCGCTCTTCAACACGCCGCCGACGTTCTCGGTCTACGTGATGCGCAACACGCTGCGCGTGCTCGAGCAGCAGGGCGGCATCGAGGCGCTCACGAGGGAGAACGCGGCGAAGGCGAAGCTGCTCTACGACACGATCGACGCATCGCCCGACTTCTGGCGCGCGCCGGTCGAGAAGGCGTCGCGCTCGATCATGAACGTGGTGTGGCGACTGCCGACCGAGGAGCTCGAGAAGAAGTTCCTCAGCGAGGCGAAGGCCGAATCGCTGGTGGGCCTCAAGGGCCATCGCTCGGTCGGCGGCGTGCGCGCGTCGATCTACAACGCGGTGAGCCTCGGCGACGTCGAGAAGCTCGTCGCGTTCATGCGCGAGTTCGAGAAGAAGAGCGGATGA